A stretch of the Gimesia sp. genome encodes the following:
- the dinB gene encoding DNA polymerase IV, with translation MRTILHVDMDAFYASIEERDHPELKGQPIIVGGRAESRGVVSAANYAARKFGVHSAMPMKTARSLCPHAHYFPVRMKDYAAVSHTLQQIFQRFTPLVEPLSLDEAFLDVTGSELLFGTGAEIARTIKREVQETLHLIASVGVAPNKFLAKIASDADKPDGLVIVAPDRIHEFLDPLPISRIWGIGKVATRRFNQLGIQTVAQLRALEPKLLTELFGEQGAHLWKLSQGHDERPVVPERQAKSISRETTFSRDVTDLEILKSVLIELVEDVARRLRKNQLRGKTIQLKIRYDDFSTFTRASTIAQPTDITRDIQSAALQMLEHRLPARRLSIRLIGVGVSGFDQSAVQQRSLFDEEDQQKHSRLDQIKDQIADRFGMDSLKRGNRILNDMQDESAEAD, from the coding sequence ATGCGCACCATCCTGCACGTGGATATGGACGCCTTTTACGCGTCCATCGAAGAACGGGACCACCCGGAACTCAAAGGGCAGCCGATTATTGTCGGCGGTCGGGCCGAGTCACGTGGTGTCGTTTCCGCTGCCAACTATGCAGCGCGCAAATTCGGCGTTCACAGTGCCATGCCGATGAAAACCGCCCGCTCACTCTGCCCCCACGCACACTATTTTCCGGTCCGGATGAAAGATTATGCAGCCGTCTCCCATACACTGCAGCAGATCTTCCAGCGTTTTACACCCCTGGTTGAACCGTTGTCCCTGGATGAAGCATTCCTGGATGTGACGGGAAGTGAACTGCTCTTCGGCACGGGGGCAGAAATAGCGCGCACGATCAAGCGCGAAGTTCAGGAAACGTTACACCTGATCGCGTCCGTGGGAGTCGCACCGAACAAATTCCTCGCGAAAATTGCCAGCGATGCGGACAAACCGGATGGTCTGGTGATTGTCGCGCCTGACCGCATTCATGAATTTCTCGATCCACTCCCCATTTCCCGCATCTGGGGCATTGGGAAGGTCGCCACCCGCCGCTTTAACCAACTGGGAATTCAAACCGTCGCTCAATTACGGGCCCTCGAACCGAAATTACTCACGGAACTGTTCGGCGAACAGGGTGCGCACCTCTGGAAGCTGTCACAGGGGCACGATGAGCGTCCCGTGGTGCCGGAACGCCAGGCCAAATCCATTTCGCGCGAAACCACTTTTTCCCGCGATGTGACCGATCTGGAAATCCTCAAGTCCGTTCTGATTGAACTGGTAGAAGACGTGGCTCGTCGGCTCCGTAAAAACCAGTTGCGCGGAAAAACGATTCAGCTCAAAATCAGGTATGATGACTTCTCGACCTTTACGCGGGCATCGACCATTGCGCAACCGACGGACATCACCCGCGATATCCAGTCCGCCGCTCTGCAGATGCTGGAACACCGACTGCCGGCCCGCCGGCTGTCAATTCGACTGATTGGAGTCGGCGTTTCCGGTTTCGATCAGAGCGCCGTTCAGCAGCGCAGTCTGTTTGATGAAGAGGATCAACAGAAGCACTCCCGACTGGACCAGATCAAAGATCAGATCGCCGACCGTTTCGGAATGGATTCACTGAAACGCGGCAATCGCATTTTAAATGATATGCAAGATGAATCAGCGGAAGCGGACTGA
- a CDS encoding arylsulfatase yields the protein MLRPLVCCLLLCLSPGLLSAAEQQQPNIVVILADDFGVGDIQAHYPDNKIPTPYLDRLVKQGMSFTDAHSGSAVCTPTRYGLLTGRYAWRTRLQEWVIAAYEPPLIAADRLTYPGFLKSQGYTTACIGKWHLGWNWPGPQPSQMTEKRNGQWQLRWDFTKPISGGPVDRGFDYFFGVDLPNLPPFTFIENDRVFPQPTAKFQPDPAEGIVLPKAFTGAPAAPGWKMQEILPELTRRAVKYIEQRAAQQEPFFLYFSLTSPHEPVVPSPPFRGKSGIAPVADFVMETDWSAGQVIQAIDRAGLGENTVVIFTADNGHSHYTGWKDLIKAGHLPSGPYRGHKGDVWEGGHRVPLVVRWPGKVQAGSSSDQLICLTDLLATSADLLGTKLPTTGAEDSLSFFPALQGKASGGSRASVVNHSNFGEFAYRDGPWKLVYKLGGRNLEKSRGKPTIAELYHLQADIAEEQDLSQKHPERVRQMTADLQALIDRGSSRPDQQSQNDGQVEFKTTQKLRWAPVKD from the coding sequence ATGTTGCGCCCGCTTGTCTGTTGTCTCTTGTTATGTCTGAGCCCCGGATTGCTTTCGGCAGCTGAACAGCAGCAACCGAATATCGTGGTCATCCTGGCCGATGATTTCGGTGTGGGTGATATCCAGGCACACTATCCGGACAACAAAATTCCAACGCCGTATCTCGACCGCCTGGTAAAGCAGGGGATGAGCTTTACCGACGCCCACAGTGGTTCGGCGGTCTGTACTCCTACCCGCTATGGACTCCTCACGGGCCGCTATGCCTGGCGAACGCGATTGCAGGAATGGGTCATCGCCGCTTACGAACCTCCGCTGATCGCTGCCGATCGGCTCACCTACCCCGGATTTCTCAAATCGCAGGGGTACACAACCGCCTGCATCGGAAAGTGGCATCTGGGCTGGAACTGGCCCGGACCACAGCCCAGCCAGATGACGGAGAAACGCAACGGCCAGTGGCAACTGAGATGGGACTTCACCAAGCCAATTTCGGGGGGACCGGTTGACCGGGGCTTCGATTATTTTTTCGGCGTCGATCTGCCGAATCTGCCTCCGTTTACCTTTATTGAAAACGACCGGGTCTTTCCACAGCCCACGGCCAAATTTCAACCCGATCCCGCAGAGGGAATTGTCCTGCCCAAAGCGTTTACCGGCGCTCCAGCGGCACCCGGCTGGAAAATGCAGGAAATTCTTCCCGAATTAACCCGGCGGGCAGTCAAGTACATCGAACAGCGCGCGGCACAGCAGGAACCATTCTTTCTCTATTTTTCGCTGACCTCTCCTCATGAGCCTGTCGTTCCCTCGCCCCCTTTCCGTGGAAAAAGCGGCATCGCCCCCGTGGCCGATTTTGTGATGGAAACAGACTGGTCCGCAGGTCAGGTCATTCAGGCCATTGACCGAGCGGGACTCGGCGAGAACACTGTAGTGATCTTCACTGCAGACAATGGCCATTCGCATTATACGGGCTGGAAAGATTTGATCAAAGCCGGTCATCTCCCCAGCGGTCCTTATCGCGGACATAAAGGCGATGTCTGGGAGGGGGGACACCGTGTTCCACTGGTTGTACGCTGGCCCGGAAAAGTACAGGCGGGCAGCAGCAGTGACCAGTTGATCTGCCTGACGGATCTGCTGGCAACCAGTGCCGATCTGTTGGGAACAAAGTTACCCACAACCGGCGCAGAAGACAGTCTCAGCTTTTTCCCCGCACTGCAGGGAAAAGCGTCAGGCGGCTCACGTGCGTCAGTGGTCAATCACTCGAACTTTGGTGAATTTGCCTACCGGGACGGTCCCTGGAAACTGGTGTATAAACTGGGCGGACGCAATCTGGAAAAATCGCGCGGCAAGCCGACCATCGCAGAGCTCTATCACCTGCAAGCGGACATTGCGGAGGAGCAGGATCTGTCACAGAAACATCCGGAACGGGTCAGACAGATGACAGCCGACCTGCAGGCATTGATCGACCGGGGCAGCAGTCGACCAGACCAGCAAAGTCAAAATGACGGACAAGTCGAATTCAAGACAACTCAAAAGTTGCGCTGGGCACCAGTCAAAGATTGA
- a CDS encoding Gfo/Idh/MocA family oxidoreductase produces MSNSKQNRRDFLKTSAAAVAGSSVPFWFSVDPASAYKFKAANDRPVVGCIGTGSRWNAVGPNAMKYGDVIAVCDVDAAHAGKAHDKVKEIQGKKGNNKEIAVFEDYQKVLENPEIDIVTIVTTDHWHTKIAIEAMKAGKDVYCEKPLTLTIDEGKQIIKVLKETGRVFQVGTQQRSEMNQRFLNALAIIKEGRLGDITEVECVIGGIDPSGSIPVAEVPKTLNWDKWLGQAPMTDYRWKSADGRPKTRCHYEFRWWYEYSGGKMTDWGAHHVDIAQWGIGMDHSGPTQVVPISAVHPVPLKDGMPTKDDEYNVASKFEVQATFPNDVKMTIKSDGRNGILFSGTKGRMFVSRGDLTGKPVEDLKDNPLSSDTIKELYKGRQPGDHMRNFYECVDAREQPISDVMTHHRAITTCHLANIAIRLNRSLKWDPQTEQIIGDDEANQWQSREQRKGYEINA; encoded by the coding sequence GTGAGTAATTCCAAGCAGAATCGTCGCGACTTTTTGAAAACCTCAGCAGCCGCAGTCGCGGGAAGCAGCGTTCCCTTCTGGTTCAGCGTTGATCCTGCCAGCGCCTACAAATTCAAAGCGGCCAATGATCGCCCCGTTGTAGGCTGTATCGGTACCGGAAGCCGCTGGAACGCCGTTGGTCCGAATGCGATGAAGTACGGTGACGTGATTGCCGTTTGCGACGTGGATGCAGCACACGCCGGTAAAGCACACGACAAGGTTAAAGAAATTCAGGGGAAAAAAGGCAACAACAAAGAAATCGCGGTCTTCGAAGACTACCAGAAAGTCCTGGAAAATCCCGAGATCGATATCGTGACGATCGTAACGACCGACCACTGGCACACCAAAATTGCCATTGAAGCAATGAAAGCCGGCAAGGACGTTTATTGTGAAAAACCGCTGACTCTGACGATTGATGAAGGCAAGCAGATCATCAAAGTGCTCAAGGAAACAGGCCGGGTCTTCCAGGTCGGTACCCAACAGCGGAGCGAAATGAATCAGCGGTTCCTGAACGCACTGGCAATCATCAAGGAAGGGCGCCTGGGTGACATCACCGAAGTGGAATGTGTGATTGGTGGCATCGACCCCAGCGGTTCCATTCCCGTGGCCGAAGTTCCCAAAACTCTGAACTGGGACAAATGGCTGGGCCAGGCACCTATGACGGATTACCGCTGGAAATCAGCCGACGGACGTCCTAAAACCCGTTGCCATTACGAATTCCGCTGGTGGTATGAGTATTCCGGTGGCAAAATGACCGACTGGGGCGCACATCATGTGGATATCGCCCAGTGGGGGATTGGCATGGATCATTCCGGACCGACCCAGGTCGTACCGATTTCCGCAGTGCATCCGGTTCCTCTCAAAGACGGTATGCCGACCAAGGATGATGAATACAATGTGGCTTCCAAGTTTGAAGTTCAGGCGACCTTCCCGAATGATGTGAAGATGACGATCAAAAGCGATGGCCGCAACGGAATTCTGTTTAGCGGAACCAAGGGGCGGATGTTTGTCAGCCGCGGCGATCTGACCGGAAAGCCGGTGGAAGACCTGAAAGACAATCCACTTTCCAGCGATACTATCAAGGAACTCTATAAAGGACGCCAGCCCGGCGATCACATGCGGAACTTCTATGAATGTGTCGATGCCCGTGAGCAGCCAATCTCAGATGTGATGACGCACCACCGCGCAATCACCACCTGTCACCTGGCCAACATTGCGATTCGCCTGAATCGATCGTTGAAATGGGATCCCCAGACGGAACAGATCATTGGCGATGATGAAGCCAACCAGTGGCAGAGCCGTGAGCAGCGGAAAGGCTACGAAATCAACGCATAA
- a CDS encoding ABC transporter permease subunit/CPBP intramembrane protease: MVSPYDQGSDHRIYTPTTGFRFSGLLKKELREILRDRRTVITLILMPLLVYPLLGLLLQKFFLSQMSQLGKVEYRIILSNESEGQLFRALLTKGNRLLATNPGMSPVEQKSADDEQPLARFQKVDPVIKFLIAESSGENQNIPKLVRDGQVDVGVRYIPIDTAQADQTHERHSGRFQIIYGAQSPHSRRAAEYVEKRLQVVRWNYRDQLLTEMGKSDTVPFIATFEPVKSEMRQGASLVTFVPMILLLMTMTGAVYPAIDLTAGERERGTLETLMAAPLPRMWILCSKFFAVLAVATLTAIVNMVAMLATAYANGLEGMLFGEGLTPVVLLQILLLLLIFAAFFSAVLLCITSFARSFKEAQAYLIPLMLISMAPGVIGLVPDLKMTLLWAVIPLANIVLLSRDFLLHQAQPTLFFVSVFSTVFYGVVALSLAARIFGTDTILYQSEASWSDFFKRSTKTHAAPALNNAVLCLAVLFPVFILSAAFISRLQELSMAMRLLASGTLTFCLFLLIPLLFAWLGGVNLKSGFRWNRPRPLACVGAVLLGFTLWPMAYEIEIFALTDYRIEVLTKLFDSMKLELELVPLWIKLISLAVLPAICEELFFRGYLLSGLLNRFSSTKSIFISAFLFALFHVIVRDSLFIERFFPSFFMGISLGYVNVLSRSVIPGIVLHMLHNGLLITFASYQQYFSQWDMNLQDQKHLPLFWLIVSLCFIVVGFALIHFSSRSQKTDESLVGVTPPTAG; this comes from the coding sequence ATGGTGTCGCCCTACGATCAGGGCTCGGATCACCGGATCTATACTCCTACGACCGGTTTTCGCTTTTCGGGTCTCTTGAAGAAAGAACTGCGGGAAATTCTTCGCGACCGCCGGACTGTGATCACCCTGATCCTGATGCCGCTGCTGGTCTATCCACTGCTCGGATTACTGCTGCAGAAGTTTTTTTTGAGCCAGATGAGCCAGCTGGGCAAAGTGGAATACCGGATTATTCTCTCCAACGAATCAGAGGGGCAGCTGTTTCGCGCCCTGCTCACCAAGGGGAACCGTCTGCTGGCAACCAATCCCGGCATGTCGCCTGTAGAACAGAAATCAGCTGACGACGAGCAGCCCCTGGCCCGCTTTCAAAAAGTCGACCCGGTAATCAAGTTTCTGATTGCCGAGAGTTCCGGTGAAAATCAAAATATTCCCAAACTGGTCCGCGATGGTCAGGTTGACGTGGGAGTACGCTATATTCCCATCGACACGGCGCAGGCAGATCAGACCCACGAAAGACACAGTGGCCGTTTTCAGATTATCTACGGCGCACAGTCGCCTCACTCTCGACGGGCCGCGGAATATGTCGAGAAGCGTCTGCAGGTCGTGCGCTGGAATTACCGCGACCAGCTGCTGACAGAAATGGGAAAAAGCGACACCGTGCCGTTCATCGCGACATTTGAACCGGTAAAGTCCGAGATGCGACAGGGGGCTTCCCTGGTGACGTTCGTCCCCATGATTCTGCTGTTGATGACGATGACCGGCGCCGTCTATCCCGCGATTGACCTGACAGCCGGCGAACGCGAACGCGGAACACTGGAAACCTTAATGGCCGCACCGTTACCCCGCATGTGGATTCTGTGTTCCAAGTTTTTCGCCGTCCTGGCAGTGGCGACGCTGACGGCCATTGTCAATATGGTGGCGATGCTCGCGACCGCTTATGCAAACGGTCTAGAGGGGATGCTGTTCGGCGAGGGGCTGACCCCGGTCGTGTTACTGCAGATTCTGTTACTCCTGTTGATCTTCGCCGCCTTCTTCTCTGCGGTCCTGCTCTGTATCACCAGCTTTGCCCGCAGCTTCAAAGAAGCACAGGCCTACCTGATTCCCCTGATGCTGATCTCGATGGCCCCCGGGGTCATCGGCCTGGTGCCCGATCTCAAAATGACGCTGCTCTGGGCGGTGATTCCCCTGGCGAATATCGTACTGCTCAGTCGCGATTTTTTACTGCATCAGGCACAACCCACTCTGTTTTTTGTTTCCGTCTTTTCCACGGTCTTCTACGGCGTGGTTGCCCTCAGTCTGGCCGCCCGGATTTTCGGGACCGACACGATTCTGTATCAGAGTGAAGCTTCCTGGAGCGATTTTTTTAAGCGTTCCACCAAAACCCATGCTGCCCCCGCATTGAATAATGCAGTGCTCTGTCTGGCGGTGTTGTTTCCGGTGTTCATCCTGTCGGCTGCATTTATCAGTCGGCTGCAGGAACTTTCCATGGCGATGCGACTGCTGGCATCAGGTACACTCACCTTCTGTCTGTTCCTGCTGATCCCGCTGTTGTTTGCCTGGCTGGGAGGTGTGAATCTGAAGTCCGGCTTTCGCTGGAATCGCCCCCGACCGCTGGCCTGCGTGGGCGCGGTCCTGCTGGGGTTCACGCTCTGGCCGATGGCTTACGAGATTGAGATCTTCGCCCTGACCGACTATCGCATTGAAGTTCTCACGAAACTATTCGATTCGATGAAGCTGGAACTGGAGCTGGTACCTCTCTGGATCAAGCTGATCAGCCTGGCGGTACTCCCCGCGATCTGCGAAGAGCTCTTCTTCCGTGGTTACCTGTTGAGCGGTCTGTTGAACCGATTTTCGAGTACCAAATCGATCTTCATTTCAGCGTTTCTGTTCGCGCTGTTCCACGTCATCGTGCGTGATTCCCTGTTTATCGAACGGTTTTTTCCCAGCTTCTTCATGGGAATCTCTTTGGGATATGTCAACGTCCTCTCGCGAAGCGTGATTCCCGGGATCGTGCTGCACATGTTGCACAACGGCTTGCTGATCACCTTCGCCAGCTATCAGCAATATTTCTCACAATGGGACATGAACCTGCAGGACCAGAAGCATCTACCCCTATTCTGGCTGATCGTTTCCCTCTGTTTCATCGTTGTCGGATTCGCGCTGATTCATTTCAGTAGCCGGAGCCAGAAGACAGACGAGTCACTGGTCGGCGTCACTCCCCCGACAGCTGGTTAA
- a CDS encoding ATP-binding cassette domain-containing protein — protein MIRVQNLTRIFEAGKQDVLAVDHISFAVETGEVYGLLGPNGAGKTTTLRMILGLLKPTSGDAEVEGFRVSTHPDEIKRRVGLVSTSAGLYQWLTPREILSFFADVYGVSAAQAEDRIARLSELFRLSEFLDRRSATLSTGQKQRVNLARSLIHDPPVMLMDEPTRGLDVVGSKVIFDYIDHLRDEGKAVIVCTHRLDEAEQLCDRFGLLYQGKKSYEGTLEELQQCTSCQTLTQIFLQLLDAPVTTSETVAAAQGELL, from the coding sequence ATGATCCGCGTTCAAAACCTCACACGTATTTTCGAAGCCGGAAAACAGGATGTTCTGGCCGTCGATCATATTTCGTTCGCAGTCGAAACAGGCGAAGTCTATGGTTTGCTGGGACCCAATGGTGCCGGTAAAACTACGACGCTCCGCATGATTCTCGGCCTGCTCAAACCGACCAGTGGCGATGCTGAAGTCGAAGGCTTTCGCGTCTCGACGCATCCCGACGAAATCAAACGGCGGGTCGGCCTCGTCTCAACCAGTGCCGGGCTGTACCAGTGGTTGACACCCCGCGAGATCCTCTCTTTTTTCGCCGACGTCTACGGCGTCTCCGCAGCGCAGGCGGAAGACCGTATCGCGCGACTGTCCGAACTGTTTCGGCTCTCCGAGTTCCTCGATCGTCGGTCTGCCACTTTGAGTACCGGTCAGAAGCAACGCGTGAACCTGGCCCGTTCCCTGATACACGATCCGCCGGTGATGCTGATGGATGAACCGACGCGTGGTCTGGATGTGGTCGGCAGCAAAGTGATCTTCGATTACATCGATCATCTCCGCGATGAAGGCAAGGCCGTCATCGTCTGCACACATCGCCTGGATGAAGCCGAGCAGCTCTGCGATCGGTTCGGGCTCCTGTACCAGGGTAAGAAAAGCTACGAGGGCACACTGGAAGAGCTGCAGCAATGCACATCCTGTCAGACATTAACCCAGATCTTCCTGCAACTGCTGGATGCGCCTGTGACAACATCGGAAACAGTCGCCGCGGCACAGGGGGAACTGCTTTAA